From Triticum urartu cultivar G1812 chromosome 2, Tu2.1, whole genome shotgun sequence, a single genomic window includes:
- the LOC125539748 gene encoding BAG family molecular chaperone regulator 1-like — MARVMHRSSSDGGSSSGWSEAAAAAAGEEERSGWEVRPSGMVVQARDRGADGAAAGVPPRPPPPEIRVRVKYGAATHEVAVSSIATFGELKKALAPRTGLQPSEQLLTYKGRERKNSEFLDRFGVKNKSKLVVSEDPASLERRYIERQRNARIQNANRAIGAIALELDKLADQVTSIEKSVSGGSKVAEVQITTLIELLMRHAVKLESIPADADTSSQKNLQAKRVQKCVEALDVLKVSNARLQTVVVTTKWETFDNSPPVTTKWEIFD, encoded by the exons ATGGCGAGGGTGATGCACCGGTCGAGCTCGGACGGCGGGTCGAGCAGCGGGTGGTCGGAGGCGGCGGCCGCCGCGGCGGGGGAGGAGGAGCGGTCCGGGTGGGAGGTGCGGCCGAGCGGGATGGTCGTGCAGGCCCGGGACAGGGGCGCCGACGGCGCCGCGGCGGGGGTGCCgcccaggccgccgccgccggagatcAGGGTGCGGGTCAAGTACGGCGCCGCCACCCACGAGGTCGCCGTCTCCTCCATTGCCACCTTCG GTGAGCTGAAGAAGgcgctggcgccgaggacggggCTGCAGCCGTCGGAGCAGCTGCTGACGTACAAGGGGCGGGAGCGGAAGAACTCGGAGTTCCTGGACAGGTTCGGCGTCAAGAACAAGTCCAAGCTGGTGGTCTCCGAGGATCCGGCGAGCCTGGAGCGGCGCTACATCGAGCGGCAGCGGAACGCCAGGATCCAGAACGCCAACCGCGCCATCGGCGCCATCgccctcgagctcgacaagctcgcCGATCAG GTGACGAGCATCGAGAAGTCGGTGTCCGGCGGGAGCAAGGTGGCGGAGGTGCAGATCACGACGCTGATCGAGCTGCTGATGCGGCACGCGGTGAAGCTGGAGAGCATACCTGCCGACGCCGACACCTCCTCGCAGAAGAACCTCCAG GCGAAGCGGGTGCAGAAGTGCGTGGAGGCGCTGGACGTGCTCAAGGTGTCCAACGCGCGGCTGCAGACGGTGGTGGTGACCACCAAGTGGGAGACGTTCGACAACAGCCCCCCGGTCACCACCAAGTGGGAGATCTTCGACTGA